The Dyadobacter sp. 676 DNA window ACGAAAAAAAGTGCCTTATGATGCGAATGCAATGTTATTTAATTTGTTTTTAACAGGCAGGAGCCGCAATGAGCGGGAAAATCATTTTTTTCATGCAGGAGACGCCCCATACCAAACCCATTCGCAAGATCATCCATATCGACATGGATGCATTCTACGCATCGGTGGAGCAGCGCGATTTCCCCGAATACCGTGGCAAGCCTATTGCCGTAGGCGGCTCTCCCACCGGTCGCGGCGTGGTGGCTACGGCTAGTTACGAGGCCCGTAAATTCGGAGTGCGTTCGGCAATGCCTTCCCGGCAGGCTGTCCAGCTCTGCCCCCAGATCATCTTCGTCCATCCGAGGTTTGATGTTTACAAAGCTGTTTCCAGAAGCATTCGCGAGATATTTTCCCGCTACACCGACCTGATCGAGCCGCTTTCGCTGGACGAAGCATATCTGGATGTCACCGAAGACAAAATGGGCATCGGGTCGGCGATGGAAATCGCCAGGCGGATCAAGCAATCGATCAGGGAGGAACTGAACCTGACGGCGTCCGCCGGGGTATCCGTTAACAAGTTTGTGGCGAAAATCGCTTCGGACATTAACAAACCGGACGGACTGACATTCATAGGCCCCTCCCGGATAGAGCGTTTTATGGACCAGCTCCCGGTCGAAAAATTTCACGGCGTAGGCAAAGTGACGGCCGATAAAATGAAAGGAATGCAACTGTTTACGGGAGCTGATCTGAAAAAACTGTCGGAAGACGAGCTTGTTAACCTGTTTGGAAAAACAGGCCATTTCTTTTACAGGATCGTGCGCGGCATCGACGAGCGGGAGGTGCAAACCCACCGCGAAACGAAGTCGCTCGGGGCGGAGGACACATTTACCTACGACCTCGATACGCTCGACGAGATGTTCAAAGAGCTCGACCGCATCGGGGTCACGGTGGTTAACCGGCTCAAAAGGAATCAACTGAAAGGCCGGACGGTCACGCTGAAAGTCAAATTCAGCGATTTTACCCAGATCACACGGGCACATTCGTTCCCTCATCCCGTAAGTGACCTCGATACCATTACCGACACTGCGAAGCAATTGCTCGAAAAGCTCGATTTACGCGGGAAACCCGTGCGGCTGCTCGGCATTTCTTTATCGAATTTTCACGAACCGGAAGTCAAATCCCGCAAATACAAAGACCCCGAGCAACTCGAACTGTTCCCGTTCGGGTTATAGAAGCAATGCATCCACCCGGTGCGCCTGCACGATATTCTCGCATTTCGACCAGGAAAATATCGTAAAACGGCCGTCCTGCGAAGCTACCAGGGCGATGGAGTCGCGCTGGTCGTGGACAAACTGCGCCGCCGACAAATGCCTTGTCCCGCCGTTTTGCACGGGGTGCACCACCATCGCCGCGTTTCCAATGACCGGCTCCGTGATCAAAATTTCTTCCACCGGCTTTCCCGACGGCGCGCGGCCGATCTTTGCGCCGAATGCGAGCAATTCATAACGGTCGTTGATAATGGTAGCGCCATCCACGGCCGTCAATCCGGCCATATTGGCCACTGCCGAACTGAACTGGTTTTGCCAGGTAATCGGGTTGGGGTCTTCCACATATTTACGGTGCAGGTCGGCCAGTTCCGAGAACGGCGGCTGCACATCGTAGGTAATCGGGTGGATAATCGATTCCCGCCAGCGGTCTTTGCCTTTTGGTACCACGAGGAGTATCCCGCCGCGTTCGTGGCTGCGCATCGAGGCCGCGAGCTGCACGAGCAGGTTGGGATAATCGCTCCACAAGGTGGTGGATGAAAAACCCATCAGCGAGTTGATCAGCGAAGGGCAATCCTTCACCTTGCGGCTTTCTTCATTCACAATCTTCACCTGATCGCCTTTCAGCACGGCTACATTCACGAATTTGCCGAAACCTTCCACGCGGCGGTGCTTTACCACCAGCATTCCCGGCTCGATCACTTCCAGCACGAAACACAGGCCCGGAATCACGCGTGTAGTGCCCCAAATGCGCAGCTCCCCGTCTTCCAGCCACACACCCAGGTGTATACCCGAGCGCTCGACAGCCGGCGCGAGCTT harbors:
- the dinB gene encoding DNA polymerase IV — translated: MQETPHTKPIRKIIHIDMDAFYASVEQRDFPEYRGKPIAVGGSPTGRGVVATASYEARKFGVRSAMPSRQAVQLCPQIIFVHPRFDVYKAVSRSIREIFSRYTDLIEPLSLDEAYLDVTEDKMGIGSAMEIARRIKQSIREELNLTASAGVSVNKFVAKIASDINKPDGLTFIGPSRIERFMDQLPVEKFHGVGKVTADKMKGMQLFTGADLKKLSEDELVNLFGKTGHFFYRIVRGIDEREVQTHRETKSLGAEDTFTYDLDTLDEMFKELDRIGVTVVNRLKRNQLKGRTVTLKVKFSDFTQITRAHSFPHPVSDLDTITDTAKQLLEKLDLRGKPVRLLGISLSNFHEPEVKSRKYKDPEQLELFPFGL
- a CDS encoding putative sensor domain DACNV-containing protein: MITNPDIFPIETGDTVPVTTYKAARSVAPLVAGHFRRHHEAVSKYYEQELAPRPDARIIETIIDTTFWASLRREEGRSPKVSIAYLPPEAAEHPLIFAEKLALTANTLTKLAPAVERSGIHLGVWLEDGELRIWGTTRVIPGLCFVLEVIEPGMLVVKHRRVEGFGKFVNVAVLKGDQVKIVNEESRKVKDCPSLINSLMGFSSTTLWSDYPNLLVQLAASMRSHERGGILLVVPKGKDRWRESIIHPITYDVQPPFSELADLHRKYVEDPNPITWQNQFSSAVANMAGLTAVDGATIINDRYELLAFGAKIGRAPSGKPVEEILITEPVIGNAAMVVHPVQNGGTRHLSAAQFVHDQRDSIALVASQDGRFTIFSWSKCENIVQAHRVDALLL